One Paenibacillus riograndensis SBR5 DNA segment encodes these proteins:
- a CDS encoding carbohydrate ABC transporter permease, which produces MRTRRTIAPYLFVLPCVLMLAVFVYMPLIQNFFYSFQNISLLSGKSSFAGFDNYRTLFSDPVVGKALINNVKYAVISLICQVGFGLVLAAILEEEFLRKVSAIFRTIFFIPVIISITVICLLFSFVYNPTDGLLNMFLQAVGLDAWAKPWLGSGTTAIYAVIAVSQWQSIGYCMMLFIVAIQKIPRDLYEAAKIDGAGKIKIFFSITLPQVKEMIFVNSLLTITGAFMVFNEPFILTKGGGPGTSSITIAVLMYQNGFVRDSMGYAATISLLIFVITAVLALIQTLSFRTGKGD; this is translated from the coding sequence ATGAGAACAAGAAGAACGATAGCTCCTTATTTGTTTGTCTTGCCGTGTGTGCTGATGCTTGCAGTCTTCGTATATATGCCACTAATCCAGAATTTCTTCTATAGCTTTCAGAATATCTCACTGCTGTCAGGAAAAAGCTCATTCGCCGGTTTTGATAACTATAGAACACTGTTCTCCGACCCTGTTGTGGGCAAAGCCTTAATCAATAATGTGAAATATGCCGTGATCTCTTTAATCTGCCAGGTAGGATTTGGGCTGGTTCTGGCCGCCATCCTGGAGGAAGAGTTTCTGAGAAAGGTCTCGGCGATATTCCGGACGATCTTTTTTATTCCCGTTATTATTTCTATTACGGTTATCTGTTTGTTATTTTCCTTCGTCTATAACCCGACGGACGGTCTGCTGAATATGTTTCTGCAAGCTGTGGGACTTGATGCCTGGGCTAAACCGTGGCTGGGTTCCGGTACTACAGCCATTTATGCCGTTATTGCCGTATCGCAGTGGCAGAGTATCGGCTATTGCATGATGTTGTTCATTGTGGCCATTCAGAAAATTCCGCGCGACCTCTATGAAGCGGCCAAAATCGACGGGGCAGGCAAAATAAAAATCTTTTTCAGCATCACGCTGCCTCAGGTGAAAGAAATGATTTTTGTAAACTCACTTCTGACCATAACAGGGGCGTTCATGGTATTTAACGAACCCTTTATTCTAACCAAGGGCGGAGGTCCCGGAACCAGTTCCATTACAATTGCGGTTCTGATGTATCAGAACGGTTTTGTCCGGGACAGCATGGGTTATGCCGCGACCATCTCACTGCTTATTTTTGTCATTACAGCAGTGCTGGCGCTCATACAGACATTATCATTCAGAACAGGGAAGGGGGACTGA
- a CDS encoding carbohydrate ABC transporter permease, with product MAGKLPVYRLIVLLPLLIGVVLVMYPLFWMVSSSFKSYDEIFGAVWNLPSEWLFSNYVTAWTKGIGNYFMNSVIVTVSTIAGVVIIASLCAYGLSRFRFRYSKTLFMFVLGGMMLDPQVCLVPLYKLLQNLNIHNTYFALILPYIAFRLSIAVLLIRSYFLGIPKEIEESATMDGCSVFRTYLNIFLPMSLPIIMTTIILTSYYAWNEFLFSIIFIDSDKYRTIPAGLMNFKDALSTDWGVLLAGLVISSMPLIILFIFMQKYFIQGMSDGSVKG from the coding sequence ATGGCCGGCAAGCTGCCTGTTTACAGACTCATTGTGCTGCTGCCTCTCCTGATAGGGGTAGTCCTGGTGATGTACCCGTTGTTCTGGATGGTGTCCTCATCATTTAAAAGCTATGATGAAATTTTTGGCGCTGTTTGGAATCTGCCAAGCGAGTGGCTGTTTTCGAACTACGTAACCGCCTGGACCAAAGGGATAGGCAATTATTTTATGAACAGTGTGATTGTCACCGTCAGCACGATTGCGGGCGTTGTCATCATTGCTTCACTGTGTGCGTATGGACTGAGCCGCTTCCGTTTCCGGTACAGCAAGACACTATTTATGTTCGTGCTCGGTGGAATGATGCTGGACCCGCAGGTGTGTCTCGTACCGCTGTACAAGCTTTTGCAGAATTTAAATATTCATAATACGTATTTCGCCCTGATTCTGCCCTACATTGCCTTCAGGCTGTCGATCGCAGTGCTGCTCATCCGCTCTTATTTCCTGGGCATCCCCAAGGAGATTGAAGAGTCGGCAACCATGGACGGGTGTTCGGTCTTCCGGACCTATCTCAATATTTTTCTGCCCATGTCTCTTCCGATTATTATGACTACCATCATCCTTACCTCCTATTATGCCTGGAATGAGTTTCTGTTCTCTATTATCTTTATTGACTCTGACAAATACAGAACCATTCCGGCCGGGCTGATGAACTTCAAAGATGCATTGTCAACCGACTGGGGGGTTCTGCTGGCCGGGCTGGTCATCTCTTCAATGCCGCTTATTATTCTATTTATTTTTATGCAGAAATACTTTATTCAGGGCATGTCTGACGGCTCTGTAAAAGGCTGA